The DNA segment GTCCTAGAAGAGTATCATATCAATCTGAGTTCATTCAGGTAACTTAGAGCAGAAACAAACACTCTCTGATCTCTCCTCCTAGAGCGGCCATTTCACAGACCTTCTGAACGGacaaacacaccaaaaaaaactGACCCAGAAAACACTGAAAGGTACTTACTAAATGTGGGTGGAGGCCCAGCTCATGAAAAGCAGCTGAAGTAAACACTTTTTCTTGCACCTGCTTTACCACAGGTCTGCAAATGATGAACAAGAACCCAGGCATCAGTGCCaatattaacaaagaaaaggcagaacacatttttttcttcctgaagggCATCCGCCCCTGGACATACCTGTGGAGTTCTGGAATGTCAGGGTTGTTTTTAAACAGTGATGAAGTCTTAATGCACTGTCTCTCCTCCTGGTTTCTATCACTTGTGCTAACCGAATGCTTCtttggagaaaacattttttgtgCGTTCCCCTTAAAAGTCCTCTGAGTTTCTTTAACACTAGTTTTCTTGGCTGGGAGAAATGAAGTTTCGTTCCTCCGTTTCGCTGGGGGAGCCTCACTGGACGCTTGGTATTTTCTTTTCGTAGCCTTTGCTTGCTGCGTTGTTCCCAGAAGGAAAGATCAACAAGAGATGCATTAGTCCATGAAAACAGAGCTCGGAGTGAAGCCTGACTGCCCACAGAATTGCATCTCTCCCTGCAGAGATCATTATGCCCCATATGTCAAGCAACAGTTTAGGGTTTGCAATCAGACTCTTTGACTCAGCTTCTTCcaaaaggtaaagaaaagaaaaaagaaaaaagtctcagCTCACTCATCTACCAGACCTCACCAGCCATTCTTAACTGTTAAATCAATCAAGATAAGGTAAGGATGAAGAAGCAGCATTTTTCCAGTTGAATGTTAACTAATGGAGTCTGTTTTAAGGGAAGCAAGAATCCACCTTGTGAAGGGTGTGTCAATCCATATTCCTAGGAACCCATTCACCCAAGGAGAAAAGAGGGGTGGGGGAAAACGAATCTTTTCTCTCCACCAACAAAGCACACTGGAGACCGCACAGGAGAGAGGGGCGAGGGGGAATGCGCATCTCAGCCCGTGCCCAGGAAGCGGAAACATTCATTACCATTCTACCCTAGCGCCTGgatctctctcattctctcctctcAAGCTGCTCCTCCAGATTCAGACGGCCTGGAGAAAATTCCTACGCcctgttcccattccaaatgagaaTGCTGCTCCATCCATCACCTCTACCACAATTACTTCCTACCTCCCTTGCCTTTCGAGTCTCTGAGTCCCCGAGTCTCTGCCTGATTGCGGATTACAGGCTACACAGC comes from the Homo sapiens chromosome 9, GRCh38.p14 Primary Assembly genome and includes:
- the DDX31 gene encoding ATP-dependent DNA helicase DDX31 isoform 7 (isoform 7 is encoded by transcript variant 7) — protein: MAAADGSLFDNPRTFSRRPPAQASRQAKATKRKYQASSEAPPAKRRNETSFLPAKKTSVKETQRTFKGNAQKMFSPKKHSVSTSDRNQEERQCIKTSSLFKNNPDIPELHRPVVKQVQEKVFTSAAFHELGLHPHLISTINTVLKMSSMTSVQKQSIPVLLEGRDALVRSQTGSGKTLAYCIPVVQSLQAMESKIQVLLLSTFYEEEQRLRKVK